The Desulfoscipio gibsoniae DSM 7213 genome contains a region encoding:
- a CDS encoding NAD(P)/FAD-dependent oxidoreductase: MQTDIIIIGAGVIGLSTAYHLARQNNKQRIVILEKEKFHGAGSTAQCTGGIRHQFTNQVNIQLTKISYPYFLRFAADMQYPIYFRQRGYLFVTARESRWQELQNMQEQLNRLDVPSQLLTPEEINTVYPFVLTGDLLGGSFCHLDAYADPYGVMEGYYRQCRKLGVQVLCNTEVTGINVQNNRVTGVLYHQANQPTGPSTEQNIINAPMVINAAGPHLHLLARMAGLELPASPYRRQVYVCAPMPAISASIPLIVDLDTGFYVHAEKNGILLLGGTDRDNAPGLEPLVDRSQLPDFIEAATGRVPALEDAQITRIYTGIRSLTPDGLGILGETEVSGFYCAGGFGGNGFMHAPAIGLITSCLVLGEQPPLDPTPLSPNRFNNAPVAEKALF; encoded by the coding sequence ATGCAAACAGATATAATTATTATAGGTGCAGGAGTGATTGGGCTAAGCACCGCTTATCACCTGGCCCGCCAAAATAATAAACAGCGCATTGTCATACTGGAAAAAGAAAAATTCCACGGCGCAGGATCCACCGCCCAGTGCACCGGAGGCATCCGGCACCAGTTCACCAATCAGGTGAATATTCAGCTGACTAAAATAAGTTACCCTTATTTCCTTAGATTTGCCGCCGATATGCAATATCCTATTTATTTTCGCCAGCGTGGCTATCTTTTTGTAACCGCCAGGGAATCCCGTTGGCAAGAACTACAAAACATGCAAGAGCAGTTAAACCGACTGGATGTACCGTCTCAATTGCTGACCCCGGAAGAAATCAACACCGTCTATCCCTTTGTTTTAACCGGAGATCTGCTGGGGGGCAGCTTTTGTCACCTGGATGCCTATGCCGACCCTTACGGTGTTATGGAAGGTTACTATCGCCAGTGCCGCAAGCTGGGCGTACAGGTGTTGTGCAACACAGAAGTCACCGGCATTAATGTGCAAAATAACCGGGTCACCGGCGTGCTTTACCATCAAGCCAACCAACCAACGGGCCCCTCCACTGAACAAAATATCATTAACGCCCCGATGGTGATCAACGCGGCAGGTCCCCACTTGCATCTGTTGGCCCGAATGGCCGGCCTCGAACTGCCAGCTTCTCCCTACCGCCGACAGGTGTATGTATGTGCCCCTATGCCGGCTATTTCTGCCAGTATTCCCCTAATTGTTGATTTGGACACAGGCTTTTACGTGCACGCCGAGAAAAACGGCATACTGCTGCTGGGCGGAACCGACCGGGACAACGCCCCTGGTCTGGAACCCTTGGTGGACAGAAGCCAGCTGCCGGATTTCATTGAAGCGGCCACGGGCCGGGTACCTGCCCTGGAAGATGCTCAAATCACCCGCATATACACCGGCATTCGCTCCCTAACCCCCGACGGGCTGGGAATACTGGGGGAAACCGAAGTAAGCGGCTTTTACTGTGCTGGTGGCTTTGGAGGCAACGGCTTTATGCACGCCCCGGCCATTGGCCTGATCACATCCTGCCTGGTGCTGGGGGAACAACCGCCCCTGGACCCAACCCCACTTTCTCCCAACCGGTTCAATAATGCCCCTGTAGCCGAGAAAGCATTGTTCTAA
- a CDS encoding DAK2 domain-containing protein — MYIYSFDGEQLKYMLVGAANLLALNKSEIDALNVFPVPDGDTGTNMYLTMLAGVKQARQVESGKISDVAAAVARGCLMGARGNSGVILSQIFSGFARALEGYSHAGAADIARAFVRGAEAAYRAVGNPVEGTILTVCRETAAGLEKAAARSKDPVRVLVLGYRAATLALARTPEQLPVLRDAGVVDAGGKGLVVLLEGIIKALKDAAARRDIELFDLAASQQKEFIGGRDRDFTSDIEFAYCTEFILTGRNIPLDSLRQELSPYGDCLLVVGDDRAAKVHIHSNHPGLVLECGLKYGALQSVQIGNMEEQSQELRRSTTGGESKPLGVVAVGVGEGIATILQSMGVDTVIEGGQTMNPSAEQLLDAVNSVNAPAVILLPNNKNILLSARQAAAMADKEVHVVPSVSIPQGFAALLAYNPYAAAMENAAKMEDSLGEVKTGEVTMAVRDAVIDGKNITKGDFIGMADDRLVAVGRHLNALMLDLLQVMADEDTGLVTFYYGADMTGAEAREVTRKMQEEFDELDFELHYGGQPLYQFIISVE; from the coding sequence TTGTACATATACTCTTTTGACGGAGAACAGCTAAAATATATGCTGGTGGGCGCTGCTAACCTACTGGCTTTGAATAAGTCTGAAATTGATGCATTGAACGTGTTTCCCGTGCCAGATGGTGATACCGGCACCAATATGTACCTCACCATGCTGGCCGGAGTTAAGCAAGCCCGGCAGGTGGAAAGCGGTAAAATCAGTGATGTGGCTGCTGCGGTGGCCCGGGGCTGTCTGATGGGGGCCCGGGGTAATTCCGGGGTGATTTTGTCGCAGATTTTCAGCGGCTTTGCCCGGGCGCTGGAGGGATACAGCCATGCAGGTGCCGCCGACATTGCCCGGGCCTTCGTAAGGGGTGCGGAGGCAGCCTACCGGGCTGTAGGTAACCCTGTGGAGGGGACGATACTGACGGTATGCCGTGAAACAGCGGCGGGTTTGGAAAAGGCCGCTGCCCGGAGTAAAGATCCGGTACGGGTGCTGGTGCTGGGCTATCGGGCCGCCACTTTAGCTTTGGCTCGTACACCCGAGCAGCTGCCGGTGCTGCGGGATGCCGGGGTTGTGGACGCCGGTGGCAAGGGTCTGGTGGTACTGCTTGAAGGTATTATCAAGGCCCTTAAAGATGCAGCGGCCCGGCGTGACATTGAATTATTCGATCTGGCGGCCAGCCAGCAAAAGGAATTTATCGGTGGCCGAGATAGGGATTTTACTTCTGATATCGAGTTTGCCTACTGTACCGAATTTATTCTCACGGGCCGCAATATACCGCTGGATTCGCTGCGGCAGGAGCTATCCCCTTACGGTGATTGCCTCCTGGTTGTGGGAGACGACCGGGCAGCTAAAGTACACATTCATTCCAACCACCCGGGACTGGTGTTGGAATGCGGCTTAAAGTACGGTGCTCTGCAGTCCGTACAAATTGGCAACATGGAGGAGCAGAGCCAGGAATTACGCCGCAGTACTACCGGTGGCGAGAGTAAACCGTTGGGTGTGGTGGCGGTTGGGGTGGGTGAAGGTATTGCCACTATACTGCAAAGCATGGGGGTGGATACAGTTATTGAAGGGGGGCAAACCATGAACCCTTCGGCGGAACAGCTATTAGATGCGGTGAATAGTGTCAACGCCCCGGCAGTAATACTGTTGCCTAATAATAAAAATATATTGCTGTCCGCCCGGCAGGCCGCAGCTATGGCTGATAAAGAAGTGCATGTAGTGCCTTCGGTAAGCATCCCCCAGGGCTTTGCGGCGCTGCTGGCTTATAATCCCTACGCAGCTGCAATGGAAAACGCAGCTAAAATGGAGGACTCTTTAGGCGAAGTCAAGACGGGCGAAGTGACTATGGCAGTGCGGGATGCCGTTATTGACGGTAAAAATATCACTAAAGGTGATTTTATCGGTATGGCAGATGACCGGCTGGTTGCCGTGGGCCGTCACCTGAATGCTTTGATGTTGGATCTGCTGCAGGTTATGGCCGATGAGGATACAGGGCTGGTTACCTTTTATTACGGTGCTGATATGACCGGAGCTGAAGCCCGGGAAGTAACCAGAAAGATGCAAGAGGAATTTGATGAGCTTGATTTTGAGTTGCATTACGGCGGCCAGCCGTTATACCAATTTATTATCTCTGTGGAATAG
- a CDS encoding DegV family protein, with protein sequence MAKVRIVTDSTADLPKELVEKYGITVVPLKVFFGAECFIDGVDLSAAEFFSRLVTSKELPTTSQPSPTEFVEYYHPLIDEGADIISIHISAHMSGTLQSAQLAKTMLGYDNLEIIDSRSVSVVLGMLVLAAARAAEAGCSRAEVVALLQNIISDHRIYFMVDTLEYLQRGGRIGKAQAFLGTILNVKPLCTILEGVISPYEKVRGRKKAINRLVQLLAEQYRDAGPLFCFMTHGNDPEGLQYLQNLVRDKLNCVEMMHSQMGSVVSTHVGPGILGIVVCPQKYTQV encoded by the coding sequence ATGGCTAAAGTCCGCATAGTAACTGACAGTACTGCTGATTTGCCGAAAGAGCTGGTTGAGAAATATGGTATTACCGTAGTGCCGCTGAAGGTATTTTTTGGTGCGGAGTGCTTCATCGACGGGGTGGATCTGTCAGCCGCTGAATTTTTTAGCCGTTTGGTGACCAGCAAAGAATTACCTACTACCTCCCAGCCTTCGCCCACCGAATTTGTAGAATATTATCACCCGTTAATTGACGAAGGTGCGGACATTATATCTATCCATATTTCTGCACATATGAGCGGCACACTGCAGTCCGCTCAGTTGGCCAAAACCATGTTAGGCTATGATAATCTGGAAATAATTGATTCTCGCTCTGTTAGCGTGGTGTTGGGTATGCTGGTGCTGGCGGCGGCACGGGCCGCCGAAGCCGGGTGCTCCCGGGCGGAGGTAGTGGCCTTGTTGCAGAATATTATATCCGATCACCGGATATATTTTATGGTGGACACACTTGAATATCTGCAGCGCGGCGGGCGCATCGGCAAGGCCCAAGCTTTCCTGGGTACTATACTGAACGTTAAGCCACTGTGCACCATACTTGAGGGGGTAATAAGTCCCTATGAAAAGGTACGGGGCCGTAAAAAAGCCATCAACCGGCTGGTGCAGTTGCTTGCTGAACAGTACAGGGATGCCGGGCCTTTGTTTTGCTTTATGACCCACGGCAACGATCCTGAGGGATTACAATATTTGCAAAATTTAGTACGGGACAAGCTCAATTGCGTGGAAATGATGCATAGCCAGATGGGCTCGGTGGTGAGCACCCACGTTGGGCCGGGTATTCTGGGTATAGTGGTTTGCCCACAAAAGTATACGCAGGTTTAG
- the abc-f gene encoding ribosomal protection-like ABC-F family protein produces MHLRFFDLGKSYNGKTVFNNIRGEINGADKIGLVGFNGIGKTTLVRLLTGREAYDTGKIEYSPNQLKILYIEQNPLFDPQKSVYETIFNAALNSNNKAKDIQTIAKKSLNIIGLSEEKWPQKVITLSGGEKTKLELGRILVSDFDLLILDEPTNHLDIQSCEWLEKFVRKLGKPMLAISHDRYFLDHVANKIWELTARGLNIYEGNYSVYRDQKEIELKSITREYDKQQTRIQQLKQVIHERENWYKRAHKAAGQNDFYRAKAKKHAHVLKAKEKELARVEKVKIDKPDQPVSPAFEVINKSITGKKYPPIIVQGEKLDKSFADKVIFEGVSFSIKRGDKIALLGANGVGKTTFLKTICGLDKDYHGTVAINPSVKIGYFAQELNNLQSDASIIDNVLDEGATAVEARLLLACLLFRGDDVFKKVDNLSMGERGRVAFAKLILSGADLLILDEPINYMDIASKEKIEEVLIEFNGIILFVCHDRYFIQRLANRVFIIANQKLNCYEGGYDYYLSKYREQLVKDQIGAIYEDLSDSIRRLECELAFLGAKLNEKIDEKDKELLNERFLATAKELNAKKERLKYSPRGR; encoded by the coding sequence ATGCATTTGCGTTTTTTCGATCTTGGCAAAAGTTATAACGGAAAAACCGTTTTTAATAATATTCGCGGTGAGATAAACGGTGCGGATAAAATAGGATTAGTTGGATTTAATGGAATCGGTAAAACAACCCTGGTCAGGCTGCTTACGGGCCGAGAAGCGTATGACACCGGTAAAATTGAATACTCACCAAACCAGCTTAAAATTTTATATATTGAACAAAACCCTTTATTTGACCCGCAGAAATCCGTTTATGAGACGATTTTTAATGCGGCCTTAAATAGTAACAACAAAGCAAAGGATATCCAAACTATAGCCAAAAAATCACTCAACATAATTGGTTTAAGTGAAGAAAAATGGCCACAAAAAGTGATAACTTTAAGCGGCGGGGAAAAAACTAAACTGGAGCTGGGCAGGATTTTAGTCAGTGATTTTGATTTACTTATCCTTGATGAACCCACCAATCACCTGGATATACAAAGCTGTGAATGGCTGGAGAAATTTGTCCGCAAACTGGGCAAACCCATGTTAGCAATATCCCATGACCGTTATTTCCTCGATCATGTTGCAAATAAAATTTGGGAGCTAACCGCCCGGGGATTAAATATTTATGAAGGCAATTACTCCGTCTATAGAGATCAAAAGGAAATTGAGCTGAAGAGTATTACCAGAGAGTACGATAAGCAGCAGACCAGGATCCAGCAACTAAAACAGGTAATCCACGAAAGGGAAAACTGGTATAAAAGGGCCCATAAGGCAGCGGGTCAAAACGATTTTTACAGAGCCAAGGCTAAAAAACATGCCCATGTCCTGAAGGCCAAGGAAAAGGAACTGGCAAGGGTGGAAAAGGTCAAGATAGACAAACCTGATCAACCGGTGTCGCCCGCCTTTGAGGTGATCAATAAAAGCATCACGGGCAAGAAGTATCCTCCCATCATTGTGCAAGGGGAAAAATTGGATAAGAGTTTTGCCGATAAAGTGATCTTTGAGGGTGTTTCTTTCAGCATAAAACGTGGCGACAAAATTGCGTTGCTCGGAGCAAACGGGGTGGGCAAGACAACCTTTCTTAAGACAATATGCGGCCTGGATAAAGATTACCATGGAACAGTCGCTATTAATCCCTCGGTTAAAATAGGTTATTTTGCCCAGGAGCTTAATAATCTACAAAGTGACGCCAGCATTATCGATAATGTTTTGGATGAAGGAGCTACAGCTGTAGAAGCCAGGCTACTCCTTGCTTGTCTACTTTTTAGAGGAGATGATGTTTTTAAAAAGGTAGACAACCTGAGCATGGGTGAAAGGGGCAGGGTGGCCTTTGCCAAACTTATTCTATCAGGTGCCGATTTACTAATATTAGATGAGCCTATAAATTATATGGATATCGCATCCAAAGAGAAAATTGAGGAAGTGCTTATTGAGTTTAATGGAATTATTCTTTTTGTATGCCACGACAGATATTTTATTCAAAGATTGGCCAACCGGGTTTTTATAATAGCCAACCAGAAATTAAACTGTTACGAAGGTGGTTACGATTACTATTTATCCAAATACAGGGAACAACTGGTAAAAGATCAAATTGGGGCCATATACGAGGATTTATCCGACAGCATCAGACGACTAGAATGTGAACTAGCTTTTTTAGGTGCCAAACTGAATGAAAAAATTGACGAAAAGGATAAAGAACTATTAAATGAAAGATTTCTAGCTACCGCAAAGGAACTAAATGCAAAAAAAGAACGTCTCAAATACTCGCCGCGGGGCCGGTAA
- the trhA gene encoding PAQR family membrane homeostasis protein TrhA yields MSKLRDPFSGLSHLVGAILSIIALIALVYNAVMHGTVSHIVAFSIFGASLVLLYTASALYHLLPLSEKGVLIMRRIDHMMIFVLIAGTYTPVCLIPLRGVWGYTFLVGVWLIAIAGILIKIFWMNAPRWFSTLLYVFMGWLIVIPFWPLIQTVSPGGILWLALGGLFYTIGAILYGTKWPPNIIPGWLGFHEIFHVLTMAGSFSHFWLMSRYIMYI; encoded by the coding sequence ATGAGTAAATTAAGAGATCCTTTCAGTGGACTGTCCCATTTAGTCGGTGCTATTTTATCAATTATTGCATTGATTGCATTGGTTTATAATGCCGTGATGCATGGTACTGTATCGCATATTGTCGCTTTTTCCATATTCGGTGCCAGCCTGGTACTTCTTTATACGGCCAGCGCCCTTTACCACCTGCTCCCTTTATCTGAGAAGGGCGTGCTTATTATGCGACGCATAGACCACATGATGATTTTTGTTTTAATTGCCGGCACTTATACACCGGTTTGTCTGATACCCCTGCGAGGGGTCTGGGGATACACTTTTTTAGTAGGCGTGTGGCTGATAGCCATTGCAGGCATATTAATAAAAATCTTCTGGATGAACGCCCCCCGGTGGTTCTCAACTCTGTTGTATGTTTTTATGGGCTGGCTTATTGTCATTCCCTTCTGGCCGTTAATTCAAACAGTATCCCCGGGCGGCATATTATGGCTGGCGCTGGGCGGCTTGTTTTACACAATTGGAGCGATATTATACGGCACCAAGTGGCCGCCAAACATCATACCGGGCTGGCTAGGCTTTCACGAGATTTTTCACGTGCTTACTATGGCGGGTAGCTTCAGTCATTTCTGGTTGATGTCCAGGTACATTATGTATATATAA
- a CDS encoding metallophosphoesterase: protein MSIQEVLQWMLKLAVIGLLLIGLLVVDIYFEVNYPKVNRVTVNSEKIPPGAKINILQISDFHNWQPNDHHQNLLREIRQLNPDLIVITGDFIDRKTDNLNNVYSLVEELVQINPYTFFVCGNHEWANKNKKSFLSGLSNRGVRVINNEHAVWFNNQLTINICGVDDPSKGRADLDKAINGINTELFTLLLAHAPAIIEKEAITRADLVLCGHTHGGQIRLPFVGAIIAPGQGLFPTYDKGIYNIDRNTTLYIDSGLGTGVLPIRFLNRSQISFITVTGK, encoded by the coding sequence TTGTCTATTCAAGAGGTATTACAATGGATGCTAAAACTGGCTGTAATCGGACTGTTATTAATCGGTTTGCTTGTTGTGGACATCTATTTTGAAGTAAATTACCCTAAAGTTAACAGGGTAACTGTAAATTCCGAAAAAATACCACCCGGGGCCAAAATCAATATCTTGCAAATATCGGATTTTCATAACTGGCAGCCCAATGACCACCATCAAAACTTGCTTCGGGAAATCAGGCAGCTGAACCCGGACCTAATTGTTATTACAGGGGATTTTATCGACAGGAAAACTGATAACCTCAATAATGTGTATTCCCTGGTTGAAGAACTGGTGCAAATAAACCCATACACATTTTTTGTATGCGGCAATCATGAATGGGCTAATAAGAATAAGAAATCATTTTTAAGCGGCCTGTCCAATCGTGGGGTGCGAGTTATAAATAATGAACATGCGGTCTGGTTCAATAATCAACTAACCATTAACATTTGTGGCGTGGATGATCCCAGCAAGGGACGTGCGGACCTTGATAAAGCAATAAATGGTATCAACACAGAACTGTTTACTTTATTGCTGGCTCATGCACCGGCAATCATTGAAAAAGAAGCCATCACCCGTGCTGACCTTGTGTTATGCGGCCACACTCACGGCGGCCAAATACGTTTGCCCTTTGTGGGTGCTATTATCGCGCCGGGTCAGGGGCTTTTCCCCACCTACGACAAGGGGATTTATAACATTGACCGGAATACCACCCTGTATATTGACAGTGGCCTAGGGACAGGTGTGTTGCCGATCAGGTTTCTAAACCGCAGCCAAATTAGTTTTATAACCGTGACGGGCAAATAA
- a CDS encoding basic amino acid ABC transporter substrate-binding protein produces the protein MKKVLVAGLLLSVLAIVMLMAGCGDEEIKEITGGGAPEAFIENKLIFGSDTSFAPFEFSDVDGNMVGFDIEIIDAINEVAGANIEVVKYDFKDLFAALEKGSIDGAISAMSITEDLQEKFNFSIPYFLSGQSVAVQAKNETIKCLDDLEGHKIGVQAGTTGEIEANKVPNAEIISYDTIQGGFMDLETGSIDAVICDFPVVAYYIKQGNDALKIVGDMLTCEHYGIAVHKQKPEVLKTVDKGLGLLKENGKYAELYLKWFGVEPPEYLPGEPRV, from the coding sequence TTGAAAAAAGTATTGGTAGCCGGTTTGTTGCTATCTGTACTGGCTATTGTAATGCTGATGGCCGGCTGTGGAGACGAGGAAATCAAGGAAATAACCGGCGGGGGAGCACCAGAGGCGTTCATTGAAAATAAGCTGATCTTTGGCTCTGATACCTCTTTCGCCCCCTTTGAATTTTCTGACGTTGATGGTAATATGGTAGGCTTTGATATAGAAATAATTGATGCTATTAACGAAGTGGCCGGTGCTAATATTGAGGTCGTAAAATATGATTTTAAAGACCTGTTTGCAGCGCTGGAAAAGGGTAGCATTGACGGTGCCATTTCGGCTATGAGCATTACTGAGGATCTTCAAGAAAAGTTTAATTTTTCTATTCCTTATTTCTTATCCGGCCAGAGTGTAGCCGTGCAGGCTAAAAACGAAACCATCAAGTGCTTGGATGATTTGGAGGGCCATAAAATTGGCGTGCAAGCTGGTACCACCGGTGAAATTGAAGCCAACAAGGTGCCCAATGCTGAAATAATTTCCTATGATACTATTCAGGGCGGGTTTATGGATCTTGAGACCGGTAGTATTGATGCCGTAATTTGCGACTTTCCAGTGGTGGCTTATTATATTAAGCAAGGTAATGATGCGCTGAAAATAGTAGGTGATATGTTAACCTGCGAACATTACGGTATTGCAGTACACAAGCAAAAACCGGAGGTGCTCAAAACTGTGGATAAGGGGTTGGGACTCCTGAAAGAAAATGGCAAGTATGCTGAGCTATATTTAAAATGGTTTGGAGTTGAGCCACCGGAGTACCTGCCTGGCGAGCCCAGAGTATAA
- a CDS encoding NAD(P)H-dependent flavin oxidoreductase, whose amino-acid sequence MQLPKIKIGHLIPQFPIIQGGMAVRVSTAPLAAAVANAGGIGIIGATGMDPDELRMEIRQARQRSSGIIGVNIMFASRHFATLVRTALEEKIDVVFSGAGFSRDIFGWGREAGVPIVSIVSSGKLAAIAERHGAAAVVAEGTEAGGHLGTQRSICEILPEIRKRVKIPVIAAGGIVDGFGVARMLKLGADGVQMATRFVLSKECTVSEAFKEMYLRARSEDVILVESPVGMPGRALRNQFVEQLMQGSQPKPEKCSNCLKVCSGKYCIMDALENSRTGQVDKGLVFCGQNVAKIKDILPVKEIFRRILDEVASVE is encoded by the coding sequence TTGCAATTACCAAAGATTAAAATTGGCCATTTAATACCCCAATTTCCAATTATCCAGGGGGGGATGGCGGTACGGGTGTCCACTGCCCCGCTGGCTGCCGCCGTGGCCAACGCCGGGGGCATTGGCATTATTGGGGCAACCGGTATGGACCCCGATGAGCTACGGATGGAAATAAGACAGGCCCGCCAGCGTTCTTCCGGCATCATTGGTGTCAACATCATGTTTGCCTCGCGTCATTTTGCCACCTTGGTGCGCACTGCTTTGGAGGAAAAAATTGATGTGGTGTTTTCCGGAGCTGGTTTTTCCCGTGATATTTTTGGCTGGGGGCGGGAGGCCGGGGTACCGATAGTCTCTATCGTATCTTCGGGTAAGCTGGCCGCCATTGCTGAGAGACATGGCGCCGCCGCGGTGGTGGCCGAAGGTACAGAAGCAGGGGGGCATCTGGGTACCCAGCGATCCATATGTGAAATATTGCCTGAAATCAGAAAGCGGGTAAAGATTCCGGTGATTGCCGCGGGCGGTATTGTAGATGGCTTTGGTGTGGCTCGCATGCTCAAGCTGGGTGCTGATGGTGTACAAATGGCTACCAGGTTTGTATTAAGTAAAGAATGTACCGTATCCGAAGCTTTTAAAGAGATGTATCTCCGGGCTAGGTCTGAGGATGTGATATTAGTGGAAAGCCCCGTAGGTATGCCCGGGCGGGCGCTGCGCAATCAGTTCGTGGAGCAGCTGATGCAGGGTAGCCAGCCAAAGCCGGAAAAGTGCAGTAATTGTCTTAAAGTATGCTCCGGCAAATACTGTATCATGGATGCTCTGGAGAACTCCCGTACCGGGCAGGTGGACAAAGGTCTGGTTTTTTGCGGTCAGAATGTAGCTAAAATCAAAGATATACTGCCGGTAAAGGAAATATTCAGACGTATTCTGGATGAAGTGGCTTCGGTGGAGTAG
- a CDS encoding gamma carbonic anhydrase family protein, whose translation MADQNIIVYAGKKPALNKTVFVAPGARIIGRVVIGDYSSVWYNVVIRGDVDEVQIGSGTNIQDGAVLHEDRGYPLIVGDNVTVGHNATLHGCQIGDGAVVGMGAVVLSGAKIGAHSVVGAGSLVPGGKQIPPRSLVMGSPARVVRQLTPEDVENFSKMAKHYRARTRFFLGEIGNPDF comes from the coding sequence ATGGCGGACCAAAATATTATTGTTTATGCAGGTAAAAAACCGGCATTAAATAAGACAGTGTTTGTAGCCCCCGGAGCCCGCATTATTGGAAGGGTAGTCATCGGAGATTACTCCAGTGTTTGGTATAATGTGGTGATAAGGGGCGACGTAGATGAAGTGCAAATCGGCAGCGGCACCAACATTCAAGACGGGGCGGTGTTGCACGAGGACAGGGGATATCCGCTTATTGTTGGTGATAATGTAACGGTAGGTCATAACGCCACTTTGCACGGGTGTCAAATTGGAGACGGTGCCGTAGTAGGCATGGGAGCTGTGGTGCTGTCCGGTGCCAAAATTGGTGCGCACAGTGTTGTGGGCGCGGGGTCGCTGGTGCCGGGCGGCAAACAGATTCCTCCGCGATCATTGGTTATGGGATCTCCGGCCAGGGTGGTGCGGCAATTGACTCCGGAGGATGTTGAGAATTTCAGCAAAATGGCAAAGCATTATCGTGCCCGGACCAGATTCTTTCTGGGGGAAATAGGGAACCCGGATTTTTAG
- the cyoE gene encoding heme o synthase translates to MYSNPAGVGTGSQSRTWLDTAKNYIEVTKPRSVFLLVFTALVAMFLATAEYTVSMSVLIKSLVAITLACSGVNAVSCYVDRDIDAIMERTKRRPIPSGRIAPPVKALVWGLVQFLLALGIAYSLNLAAFVCILMGMLGYVGIYSLLFKRKTAWNIILGGFSGGLPTMFGWMAVSGKLELLPVLLSLLVVLWIPNHIWNLAIFYKDDYRKVGVPMLPVICDTRRTLLYILFTILAMFALSIAMYYVGDMGTFYLVTAIVCGLAITAGNIYLFFAPKQKRAWFLYKLSSPYLFLIFLAMMVDRHF, encoded by the coding sequence ATGTATAGTAATCCGGCGGGGGTGGGGACAGGTTCCCAGTCGAGAACCTGGCTGGACACCGCTAAAAATTATATAGAAGTAACCAAACCAAGATCTGTGTTTTTGCTTGTTTTTACGGCTCTGGTGGCCATGTTTCTGGCAACGGCTGAATATACCGTGTCTATGTCTGTACTCATTAAGTCATTGGTGGCTATTACCCTGGCCTGTTCCGGCGTCAACGCGGTTAGCTGTTATGTGGATCGGGACATTGACGCTATCATGGAAAGGACCAAGCGCCGACCAATTCCCTCAGGTAGAATTGCTCCTCCGGTAAAAGCTTTGGTTTGGGGGTTGGTGCAATTTCTGTTGGCCCTAGGCATTGCCTATAGCTTGAATTTGGCTGCTTTTGTTTGCATATTAATGGGTATGCTGGGTTATGTGGGAATATACAGCCTGTTGTTCAAGCGCAAGACGGCATGGAATATTATCTTGGGTGGCTTTAGCGGTGGTTTGCCGACTATGTTCGGCTGGATGGCGGTGTCCGGTAAGTTAGAGCTGCTGCCGGTATTGCTTAGTTTGTTGGTGGTGCTATGGATTCCTAATCACATTTGGAACCTGGCTATATTTTATAAGGATGATTACCGGAAGGTAGGCGTTCCGATGCTGCCGGTAATCTGCGATACCAGGCGCACACTACTGTATATTTTGTTCACCATATTGGCCATGTTTGCTTTGTCCATAGCCATGTACTATGTGGGTGATATGGGAACCTTTTACCTGGTGACGGCCATAGTATGTGGTTTGGCCATTACAGCTGGCAATATATATCTCTTTTTTGCTCCGAAGCAAAAAAGAGCCTGGTTTTTATATAAATTATCAAGCCCTTACTTATTCTTGATATTTTTGGCAATGATGGTTGATCGTCACTTTTAA